AATCGTTGATTCGCAACTACAACGGCCTGCAACCCGGCGATCAATTGCTGATCTGCGACCTGGAATACCACAGCGTCGAATATGCGATGCGCTGGGTCGCCCGTCAGCGCGGGCTGGAACTCATCGAAATATCCCACAAGCATCCCGCCACCCATGAAAGCCTGGTGGCCAGCTATCGCGAAGCCTTTGAGCGTCATCCGCGCATCAAACTGATGGCCCTCACCCACGTGACCCACCGCACCGGGCTGGTGCTGCCCGTGCAGGAAATTGTCGCGGCGGCCAAGGAACACGGGGTCGATGTGATCCTTGACGGTGCCCACGCACTGGGCCAGATCGAGTTCGACCTGCAGGCACTGGGCGTTGCCTTTGCCGGATACAACCTGCATAAGTGGGTCGGTGCGCCGTTGACTCTGGGCTTTATGTATATCGACCCGCTGCGCCTGGCCGATATAGACCCCGACATGGGCGACCGGCATTACCCGGAACCGGACATCCGCAACCGCTCGCCCTATGGCACGGTCAACATCCCGGCGTGGCTGACCCTGCCCAAAGTGTTGCAGGAGCATGAGGAGATGGGTGGCACCAGGGCCAAGGGGGCACGCCTGAACTATCTGCGCGATCTGTGGGTCAGTGAGGCGCGCAAAATGCCGGGCATTGAAGTGCTGATTGAAGATGACCCGCGGCTGCGTTGCGCGA
This genomic stretch from Pseudomonas deceptionensis harbors:
- a CDS encoding aminotransferase class V-fold PLP-dependent enzyme yields the protein MPRIEDNARDENFWHAIAERYDVAPGPINLENGYFGRMTRGVAQDYQRNIDFINRNNSLPVRQHFDQGQSSELRNQLADLLGLDPAGVALTARASDALQSLIRNYNGLQPGDQLLICDLEYHSVEYAMRWVARQRGLELIEISHKHPATHESLVASYREAFERHPRIKLMALTHVTHRTGLVLPVQEIVAAAKEHGVDVILDGAHALGQIEFDLQALGVAFAGYNLHKWVGAPLTLGFMYIDPLRLADIDPDMGDRHYPEPDIRNRSPYGTVNIPAWLTLPKVLQEHEEMGGTRAKGARLNYLRDLWVSEARKMPGIEVLIEDDPRLRCAITSLRFTHLQDQQPMVDRLLKDYNLFTVARNGSACGSCIRITVGFTTTRDDIHQLIKALRELSQAHA